From the Takifugu flavidus isolate HTHZ2018 chromosome 12, ASM371156v2, whole genome shotgun sequence genome, one window contains:
- the bloc1s3 gene encoding biogenesis of lysosome-related organelles complex 1 subunit 3 isoform X1 has translation MESSYFRISHVIIVFLPHRAMSNRYKTVVQGEASETDSDDEVYITSMPPPQAALVGLKVSGEASETDSDGDEEQLDQTSTSSQQSSLILQRDLPPLIVVQDRPDIQSVVEDRPSPTHRPHGETLLQQKLQESNTRLYHDVGEMVRQLYSSASKEVHSATAQLNASQGAIINASHSIRIILDDLKAVSEKIDIITSCQILPDINITN, from the exons ATGGAATCTAGCTACTTCCGCATTAGTCATGTGATTATTGTTTTCTTACCACACAG AGCCATGTCTAACAGATACAAGACTGTGGTGCAAGGCGAGGCGTCAGAGACCGACTCCGATGATGAGGTTTACATTACCTCCATGCCGCCTCCCCAAGCAGCCTTGGTGGGACTCAAG GTTTCCGGGGAGGCATCTGAAACAGACAGTGATGGagatgaggagcagctggacCAGACCTCTACATCGAGCCAGCAGAGTTCTCTGATCCTACAGAGAGACCTCCCGCCCCTGATTGTAGTCCAGGATCGTCCTGATATACAGTCGGTGGTTGAGGACAGGCCGAGCCCCACGCACAGGCCACATG GTGAGACTCTCTTACAACAGAAGTTGCAGGAATCTAACACTCGCCTTTATCATGACGTAGGAGAGATGGTCCGGCAGTTGTATAGCAGTGCCAGTAAAGAG GTGCACAGTGCAACAGCTCAGCTGAATGCGTCACAGGGTGCCATCATCAACGCCTCACACAGCATCAGAATAATCCTGGATGACCTGAAGGCCGTATCTGAGAAGATTGACATCATTACCAGCTGTCAAATATTGCCAGATATTAACATCACTAACTAA
- the bloc1s3 gene encoding biogenesis of lysosome-related organelles complex 1 subunit 3 isoform X3 — protein MESSYFRISHVIIVFLPHRAMSNRYKTVVQGEASETDSDDEVYITSMPPPQAALVGLKVSGEASETDSDGDEEQLDQTSTSSQQSSLILQRDLPPLIVVQDRPDIQSVVEDRPSPTHRPHGEMVRQLYSSASKEVHSATAQLNASQGAIINASHSIRIILDDLKAVSEKIDIITSCQILPDINITN, from the exons ATGGAATCTAGCTACTTCCGCATTAGTCATGTGATTATTGTTTTCTTACCACACAG AGCCATGTCTAACAGATACAAGACTGTGGTGCAAGGCGAGGCGTCAGAGACCGACTCCGATGATGAGGTTTACATTACCTCCATGCCGCCTCCCCAAGCAGCCTTGGTGGGACTCAAG GTTTCCGGGGAGGCATCTGAAACAGACAGTGATGGagatgaggagcagctggacCAGACCTCTACATCGAGCCAGCAGAGTTCTCTGATCCTACAGAGAGACCTCCCGCCCCTGATTGTAGTCCAGGATCGTCCTGATATACAGTCGGTGGTTGAGGACAGGCCGAGCCCCACGCACAGGCCACATG GAGAGATGGTCCGGCAGTTGTATAGCAGTGCCAGTAAAGAG GTGCACAGTGCAACAGCTCAGCTGAATGCGTCACAGGGTGCCATCATCAACGCCTCACACAGCATCAGAATAATCCTGGATGACCTGAAGGCCGTATCTGAGAAGATTGACATCATTACCAGCTGTCAAATATTGCCAGATATTAACATCACTAACTAA
- the bloc1s3 gene encoding biogenesis of lysosome-related organelles complex 1 subunit 3 isoform X4: MESSYFRISHVIIVFLPHRAMSNRYKTVVQGEASETDSDDEVYITSMPPPQAALVGLKVSGEASETDSDGDEEQLDQTSTSSQQSSLILQRDLPPLIVVQDRPDIQSVVEDRPSPTHRPHGEMVRQLYSSASKELQEVGHCRTLKWYLNDALLVLNEHLTCKHLPFCILGKWLY; the protein is encoded by the exons ATGGAATCTAGCTACTTCCGCATTAGTCATGTGATTATTGTTTTCTTACCACACAG AGCCATGTCTAACAGATACAAGACTGTGGTGCAAGGCGAGGCGTCAGAGACCGACTCCGATGATGAGGTTTACATTACCTCCATGCCGCCTCCCCAAGCAGCCTTGGTGGGACTCAAG GTTTCCGGGGAGGCATCTGAAACAGACAGTGATGGagatgaggagcagctggacCAGACCTCTACATCGAGCCAGCAGAGTTCTCTGATCCTACAGAGAGACCTCCCGCCCCTGATTGTAGTCCAGGATCGTCCTGATATACAGTCGGTGGTTGAGGACAGGCCGAGCCCCACGCACAGGCCACATG GAGAGATGGTCCGGCAGTTGTATAGCAGTGCCAGTAAAGAG TTGCAGGAAGTAGGACATTGCAGGACATTGAAATGGTATTTAAATGATGCCTTACTTGTTTTGAATGAACATTTGACCTGCAAGCATTTACCTTTTTGTATATTAGGTAAATGGTTATATTAG
- the bloc1s3 gene encoding biogenesis of lysosome-related organelles complex 1 subunit 3 isoform X2, whose amino-acid sequence MESSYFRISHVIIVFLPHRAMSNRYKTVVQGEASETDSDDEVYITSMPPPQAALVGLKVSGEASETDSDGDEEQLDQTSTSSQQSSLILQRDLPPLIVVQDRPDIQSVVEDRPSPTHRPHGETLLQQKLQESNTRLYHDVGEMVRQLYSSASKELQEVGHCRTLKWYLNDALLVLNEHLTCKHLPFCILGKWLY is encoded by the exons ATGGAATCTAGCTACTTCCGCATTAGTCATGTGATTATTGTTTTCTTACCACACAG AGCCATGTCTAACAGATACAAGACTGTGGTGCAAGGCGAGGCGTCAGAGACCGACTCCGATGATGAGGTTTACATTACCTCCATGCCGCCTCCCCAAGCAGCCTTGGTGGGACTCAAG GTTTCCGGGGAGGCATCTGAAACAGACAGTGATGGagatgaggagcagctggacCAGACCTCTACATCGAGCCAGCAGAGTTCTCTGATCCTACAGAGAGACCTCCCGCCCCTGATTGTAGTCCAGGATCGTCCTGATATACAGTCGGTGGTTGAGGACAGGCCGAGCCCCACGCACAGGCCACATG GTGAGACTCTCTTACAACAGAAGTTGCAGGAATCTAACACTCGCCTTTATCATGACGTAGGAGAGATGGTCCGGCAGTTGTATAGCAGTGCCAGTAAAGAG TTGCAGGAAGTAGGACATTGCAGGACATTGAAATGGTATTTAAATGATGCCTTACTTGTTTTGAATGAACATTTGACCTGCAAGCATTTACCTTTTTGTATATTAGGTAAATGGTTATATTAG